In Oreochromis niloticus isolate F11D_XX linkage group LG5, O_niloticus_UMD_NMBU, whole genome shotgun sequence, a single window of DNA contains:
- the LOC100695019 gene encoding bactericidal permeability-increasing protein has protein sequence MFLCCWLGLVALIPTTLSTNPGVKVRLTEKGIEYGRQLGMAVIQQKLRSIKIPDFSGTETVSPIGKVQYSLSNMHIVNVGLPKSSVDLVPGTGVTLSIGDAFISLNGNWRVKYLRIIKDSGSFDLNVNGLSIATTISIKSDETGRPAVSTASCSATVGSAKVKFHGGASWLYNLFTTFIDKALRNALQKQICPLVADAVSDLNPQLKTLNVLAKVDKYAEIEYSMVSSPTVLKSSIDLSLKGEFYNIGKHQEPPFSPAAFYLPPQNNNMLYIGMSAFTVNSAAFVYNNAGVLSLSVTDDMIPKSSPIRLNTKTFGAFIPQIAKQFPGLMMKLLMKMEKIPTLTFEPNNATVQATTTVTAFAIQTNSTLSPLFVLNLEASVSARMFVSEMKLAAAVTLNKMDLTLAKSYVGDFQVGPLENVFQGVLKWVVIPTVNAQLAKGYPLPSIGKMKLMNTQLDVLKDYMLIGTDVQFS, from the exons ATGTTCCTGTGCTGTTGGTTGGGTCTGGTGGCTCTCATCCCCACAACCTTAAGCACCAATCCTGGAGTAAAGGTCAGGCTGACAGAAAAGGGCATTGAATATG GCAGGCAACTGGGCATGGCTGTCATCCAGCAGAAACTCAGATCTATTAAAATTCCAGACTTTTCTGGGACAGAGACGGTGTCTCCGATTGGAAAGGTTCAGTATAGTTTGTCAAA TATGCACATAGTTAATGTGGGCTTACCAAAGTCTTCAGTGGATCTGGTGCCAGGGACTGGAGTCACACTGTCTATAGGTGATGCCTTCATCAGTCTGAATGGAAACTGGAGGGTCAAGTACCTGCGAATAAT AAAGGACAGCGGGTCTTTTGATTTGAATGTGAATGGTCTCAGTATCGCTACGACCATCTCCATCAAGAGTGACGAGACAGGCCGACCAGCGGTCAGTACTGCCAGCTGCTCAGCCACTGTTGGAAGTGCAAAGGTCAAGTTTCATGGTGGAGCAAG CTGGCTGTACAATCTCTTCACAACGTTTATTGATAAGGCTCTGCGCAATGCACTCCAGAAACAG ATCTGCCCCCTGGTGGCTGATGCAGTATCTGATTTAAACCCTCAGCTGAAAACTCTCAATG TCTTAGCCAAGGTGGACAAGTATGCAGAGATTGAATATTCCATGGTATCGTCACCGACTGTTTTAAAGTCCTCAATAGATCTGAGCTTGAAG GGGGAATTTTACAACATCGGGAAACATCAGGAGCCTCCGTTCTCACCAGCGGCCTTTTACCTGCCACCCCAGAACAACAACATGTTGTACATCGGCATGTCTGCCTTTACTGTCAACTCTGCAGCCTTCGTCTACAACAACGCTGGAGTCCTCAGCCTGTCCGTCACTGATGACATG ATACCAAAAAGCTCTCCAATCCGACTCAACACCAAAACATTTGGAGCCTTTATCCCACAG atTGCTAAGCAGTTCCCAGGTCTGATGATGAAGCTGCTGATGAAGATGGAGAAAATCCCCACACTGACCTTTGAGCCCAACAACGCAACAGTCCAggccaccaccacagtgacggCCTTTGCCATCCAAACCAACTCTACTCTGTCGCCTCTTTTTGTCCTGAACTTG GAGGCCAGCGTGAGTGCCCGTATGTTTGTCAGTGAAATGAAATTGGCTGCAGCTGTCACCCTCAACAA AATGGATCTGACCCTGGCCAAAAGTTATGTGGGAGACTTTCAG GTGGGACCACTGGAAAATGTCTTTCAAGGGGTCCTCAAATGGGTGGTGATACCCACAGTTAATG CCCAACTTGCTAAGGGATACCCACTGCCCTCAATTGGAAAGATGAAGCTTATGAACACCCAGCTTGATGTGCTGAAG GACTACATGCTGATTGGGACAGATGTTCAGTTCAGCTGA
- the LOC100694762 gene encoding bactericidal permeability-increasing protein, with the protein MFLCCWLVLGALIPATLSIDPGVKVRLTEKGIEYGRQLGMAAMQQKLNSIQVPDFSGKERVSPIGKVRYNLSNIRVLKVGIPKSSVDLVPGTGVKMSIGDAFISLNGRWKVKYLRIIKHSGSFDLNVNGLNIATTISIKTDETGRPAVSSDSCSAAVGSAKVKFHGGGSWLYNLFTRFIDKALRNAMQKQICPRATSVVSDLNPQLKTLNVLAKVDKYAEIEYSMVSSPTVLKSSIDLSLKGEFYNIGKHQEPPFSPAAFNLPPQNNNMLYIGMSAFTVNSAAFVYNNAGVLSLSVTDDMIPKSSPIRLNTNTFGVIIPGIAKQFPGLMMKLLMKMEKIPTLTFEPNNATVQATTTVTAFAIQTNSTLSPLFVLNLEASVSARMFVSEMKLAAAVTLNKMDLTLAKSNVGDFQVSALNSILQVVFKWVVIPTVNVQLAKGYPLPTIGKMKLVNTQLNVLKDYILIGTDVQFS; encoded by the exons ATGTTCCTGTGCTGTTGGCTGGTTCTGGGGGCTCTCATCCCCGCAACCTTAAGCATCGATCCTGGAGTAAAGGTCAGGTTGACAGAAAAAGGCATTGAATATG GCAGGCAACTGGGCATGGCTGCCATGCAGCAGAAACTCAATTCTATCCAAGTTCCAGACTTTTCAGGGAAAGAGAGGGTGTCTCCGATTGGAAAAGTCCGGTACAATTTGTCAAA TATACGTGTATTGAAGGTGGGAATACCAAAGTCTTCAGTGGATCTGGTGCCAGGGACTGGAGTCAAAATGTCTATAGGTGATGCCTTCATCAGTCTGAATGGAAGGTGGAAGGTCAAGTACCTGCGAATAAT AAAGCACAGCGGGTCTTTTGATTTGAATGTGAACGGTCTCAATATCGCTACAACCATCTCCATCAAGACTGATGAGACAGGCCGACCAGCGGTCAGTAGTGACAGCTGCTCAGCTGCTGTTGGAAGTGCAAAGGTCAAGTTCCATGGTGGAGGGAG cTGGCTGTACAATCTCTTCACAAGGTTTATTGATAAGGCTCTGCGCAATGCAATGCAGAAACAG ATCTGCCCTCGGGCCACCAGTGTAGTATCTGATTTAAACCCTCAGCTGAAAACTCTCAATG TCTTAGCCAAGGTGGACAAGTATGCAGAGATTGAATATTCCATGGTATCGTCACCGACTGTTTTAAAGTCCTCAATAGATCTGAGCTTGAAG GGGGAATTTTACAACATCGGGAAACATCAGGAGCCTCCGTTCTCACCAGCGGCCTTTAACCTGCCACCCCAGAACAACAACATGTTGTATATCGGCATGTCTGCCTTTACTGTCAACTCTGCAGCCTTCGTCTACAACAACGCTGGAGTCCTCAGCCTGTCCGTCACTGATGACATG ATACCAAAAAGCTCTCCAATCCGACTCAACACCAATACGTTTGGAGTCATTATCCCAGGG ATTGCTAAGCAGTTCCCAGGTCTGATGATGAAGCTGCTGATGAAGATGGAGAAAATCCCCACACTGACCTTTGAGCCCAACAACGCAACAGTCCAggccaccaccacagtgacggCCTTTGCCATCCAAACCAACTCTACTCTGTCGCCTCTTTTTGTCCTGAATTTG GAGGCCAGCGTGAGTGCCCGTATGTTTGTCAGTGAAATGAAGTTGGCTGCAGCTGTCACCCTCAACAA AATGGATCTGACCCTGGCCAAGAGTAATGTGGGGGACTTTCAG GTCAGCGCTCTCAATAGTATCTTACAAGTGGTCTTCAAATGGGTGGTGATACCCACAGTTAATG TCCAACTTGCTAAGGGATATCCACTGCCCACAATTGGAAAGATGAAGCTTGTGAACACCCAGCTTAATGTGCTGAAG GACTACATCCTGATTGGGACAGATGTTCAGTTCAGCTGA